Proteins found in one Herbiconiux sp. A18JL235 genomic segment:
- a CDS encoding acyl-CoA carboxylase subunit epsilon: MTDSTAAELQQPLIHVLTSGVTADEVAAVTAVIGAAVEEELDELHDQVDIDPSAWERSQRALRAPLHPGPGAWRGFSG; encoded by the coding sequence GTGACCGATTCGACAGCCGCCGAGCTGCAGCAGCCGCTCATCCACGTGCTCACGTCCGGCGTCACCGCCGATGAGGTGGCCGCGGTGACCGCGGTCATCGGGGCGGCGGTCGAGGAGGAGCTCGACGAGCTCCACGACCAGGTCGACATCGACCCCTCCGCCTGGGAGCGGAGCCAGCGCGCCCTCCGCGCGCCGCTTCACCCTGGGCCCGGTGCCTGGCGGGGTTTCAGCGGCTGA
- a CDS encoding rhomboid family intramembrane serine protease, with product MRNTLAFTRRYLATIPLSIAFAVLILVTSLVAGTFFGPPSEVTENTWAAGVTTVVDMGHWWTVFTALFIPWDPFQLVAGILAALVLLGVAERLLGRLRMVAVFLVTGLVGVGIGVLLQWVGSLAGEWWADGTSYDLTVDPLTPIVGALLAASSLMGPLWRRRVRLVAFGLLIMFALYVGDTSTVYRLIAAIAGVVIGHVISGRARRVTWLKSSFGEARVLIAAIVVIVAVGPLTSWLDPDGSGAFGLAGSFYGDIFPTASDIQELCASATSAVCDDVQRLAQLGGIGPIVQTFVPLALLLVAAWGLRRGRRFALWLGIVVNIGQIVLAFVFLSLVASFASTDPTDTTGLAAIDIGEYIVWGGSTVAVPAAVAILLFVHRKRFALKSPREAVIRFSVTVAAAFAVLALVYSVAGAFVVGAYIPQGTTIVELVLDLPRRFLPVTIIGVTQDALVPPPGFVLVLFQWIGPVFWAVFTLASLQLLNADDQTVRVGDHQRIRALLRRGGGGTLGWMTTWPGNVYWFNAAGDAAVAYRVINGVAITMSDPVCRPGDERQTVRDFAAFCDANSWVPVFYSVHEQFLPVFDEMEWQYMSVGEETLLHPQTLEMTGKAWQNVRSSLNRGVREGMTTLWTTYDELPRPYIAQINAISEAWVSEKELPEMGFTLGALEEIKDPDVKLMLALDASGRIAAVTSWLPMYRDGRAVGYTLDFMRRADESMGGTMEYLIASSALHMKEEGVEVLSLSGAPLAQAPVPKGEEPPAPTVMTGLSEFLAKTLEPAYGFSSLFKFKAKFNPSYSTIYMAYPDPLALPTIGGALGKAYLPTMSAKEAVSLVRTLVR from the coding sequence ATGAGGAACACGCTCGCGTTCACCCGGAGGTATCTCGCCACCATCCCCCTCAGCATCGCGTTCGCCGTGCTCATCCTCGTCACCTCGCTCGTCGCCGGAACCTTCTTCGGGCCCCCGTCGGAGGTCACCGAGAACACCTGGGCTGCCGGTGTCACCACCGTCGTCGACATGGGCCATTGGTGGACGGTGTTCACCGCCCTGTTCATCCCGTGGGATCCGTTCCAACTGGTGGCGGGCATCCTCGCCGCGCTGGTACTGCTCGGCGTCGCCGAGCGGTTGCTCGGGCGCCTCCGCATGGTCGCCGTCTTTCTGGTCACCGGCCTCGTCGGCGTGGGCATCGGCGTGCTGCTGCAGTGGGTCGGGTCGCTCGCCGGCGAGTGGTGGGCCGACGGCACCAGCTACGACCTCACCGTCGACCCGCTCACCCCCATCGTCGGCGCGCTGCTCGCCGCCAGCTCGCTCATGGGCCCGTTGTGGCGCCGCCGCGTGCGGCTCGTGGCATTCGGCCTCCTCATCATGTTCGCGCTCTACGTGGGCGACACCTCGACCGTGTACCGGCTCATCGCGGCCATCGCGGGCGTCGTCATCGGGCACGTCATCTCGGGACGGGCGCGCCGCGTCACCTGGCTGAAGAGCTCGTTCGGCGAGGCGCGCGTGCTCATCGCCGCGATCGTCGTGATCGTCGCCGTCGGGCCCCTCACCTCCTGGCTCGACCCCGACGGCAGCGGAGCGTTCGGCCTCGCCGGCAGCTTCTACGGCGACATCTTCCCCACCGCGAGCGACATCCAGGAACTCTGCGCGAGCGCGACCTCCGCCGTCTGCGACGACGTGCAGCGGCTCGCCCAGCTCGGCGGCATCGGGCCCATCGTGCAGACCTTCGTGCCGCTCGCCCTGCTGCTCGTCGCCGCCTGGGGACTCCGGCGCGGGCGGCGCTTCGCGCTCTGGCTCGGCATCGTCGTGAACATCGGGCAGATCGTGCTCGCCTTCGTCTTCCTCAGCCTGGTCGCGTCGTTCGCCTCCACCGACCCCACCGACACCACCGGGCTCGCCGCCATCGACATCGGCGAGTACATCGTCTGGGGCGGGTCGACCGTCGCCGTTCCCGCGGCCGTCGCCATCCTGCTGTTCGTCCACCGCAAGCGCTTCGCCCTCAAGTCGCCCCGTGAGGCGGTCATCCGCTTCTCCGTCACCGTCGCCGCGGCCTTCGCGGTGCTCGCCCTGGTCTACAGCGTCGCCGGAGCGTTCGTGGTGGGTGCCTACATCCCGCAAGGGACCACGATCGTCGAGCTCGTGCTCGACCTGCCGCGGCGCTTCCTCCCGGTCACCATCATCGGCGTGACCCAGGATGCGCTGGTGCCGCCGCCGGGGTTCGTGCTCGTGCTGTTCCAGTGGATCGGCCCGGTGTTCTGGGCGGTGTTCACCCTCGCCTCCCTCCAGCTGCTGAACGCCGACGACCAGACGGTGCGCGTGGGAGACCACCAGCGCATCCGGGCACTGCTGCGCCGTGGCGGGGGAGGCACGCTCGGCTGGATGACCACGTGGCCCGGCAACGTGTACTGGTTCAACGCTGCGGGCGACGCCGCGGTGGCCTACCGGGTGATCAACGGCGTGGCCATCACGATGTCCGACCCGGTGTGCCGGCCGGGCGACGAGCGGCAGACCGTGCGCGACTTCGCCGCGTTCTGCGACGCGAACAGCTGGGTGCCGGTGTTCTACAGCGTGCACGAGCAGTTCCTCCCCGTCTTCGACGAGATGGAGTGGCAGTACATGTCGGTGGGCGAGGAGACCCTCTTGCACCCGCAGACGCTCGAGATGACGGGGAAGGCCTGGCAGAACGTGCGGTCGTCGTTGAACCGCGGCGTGCGCGAAGGCATGACCACGCTGTGGACCACGTACGACGAGCTCCCGCGCCCGTACATCGCGCAGATCAACGCCATCTCGGAGGCGTGGGTGTCGGAGAAGGAGCTGCCGGAGATGGGGTTCACTCTCGGTGCGCTCGAGGAGATCAAAGACCCCGACGTGAAGCTCATGCTCGCCCTCGACGCCTCCGGCAGGATCGCCGCCGTGACGAGCTGGCTGCCGATGTACCGCGACGGCAGAGCCGTGGGGTACACGCTCGACTTCATGCGGCGCGCCGACGAGTCGATGGGCGGCACGATGGAGTACCTCATCGCCTCGAGCGCGCTGCACATGAAGGAGGAGGGCGTCGAGGTGCTGAGCCTCTCGGGCGCTCCGCTCGCCCAGGCGCCGGTACCGAAGGGGGAGGAACCGCCCGCACCCACCGTGATGACGGGGCTGAGCGAGTTCCTCGCGAAGACCCTCGAGCCCGCCTACGGCTTCTCGTCACTGTTCAAGTTCAAGGCGAAGTTCAACCCGAGCTACTCCACGATCTACATGGCGTACCCCGATCCGCTCGCGCTGCCCACCATCGGCGGGGCGCTCGGCAAGGCCTACCTGCCCACGATGTCGGCCAAGGAGGCCGTGTCGCTCGTGCGTACCCTGGTGCGCTGA
- the galE gene encoding UDP-glucose 4-epimerase GalE, producing MSWLVTGGAGYIGSHVVVALKEAGLDPVVLDDLSSGHASFVPADVPFVQGTILDGELVRRAIAEHGVTGIIHVAGFKYAGVSVQRPLHTYEQNVTGMAVLLQAARDEGVDKVVFSSSAAVYGTPPTDIVTEDTPKSPESPYGESKLIGEWLLRDLGVSDGLKHTSLRYFNVVGSGTPALYDTSPHNLFPLIFDALLDGRTPRINGTDYPTPDGTCVRDYIHVSDLALAHVAAAQKLDAAEPLEPAYNLGSGDGVSVRQIMTAVSKATGIPFTPEEAPRRPGDPAQIVATGDLAARDLDWKMRHTLDDMVTSAWQAREAAAAAAAAAAAAATA from the coding sequence ATGTCCTGGTTGGTCACCGGAGGAGCCGGCTACATCGGCTCGCACGTCGTCGTCGCGTTGAAGGAGGCGGGTCTCGACCCGGTCGTGCTCGACGACCTGTCGAGCGGGCACGCCTCGTTCGTCCCCGCCGACGTGCCGTTCGTGCAGGGCACCATCCTCGACGGCGAGCTCGTGCGCCGGGCGATCGCCGAGCACGGGGTGACCGGCATCATCCACGTCGCCGGGTTCAAGTACGCCGGTGTCTCGGTGCAGCGCCCGCTGCACACCTACGAGCAGAACGTCACCGGCATGGCGGTTCTCCTGCAGGCGGCGCGTGATGAAGGCGTCGACAAGGTCGTGTTCTCCTCGAGCGCCGCCGTCTACGGCACCCCGCCCACCGACATCGTCACCGAGGACACCCCGAAGTCGCCCGAGAGCCCCTACGGCGAGTCCAAGCTCATCGGCGAGTGGCTCTTGCGCGACCTCGGTGTCTCCGACGGTCTCAAGCACACCTCCCTGCGCTACTTCAACGTCGTCGGCTCAGGCACCCCCGCCCTCTACGACACCAGCCCCCACAACCTCTTCCCCCTCATCTTCGACGCCCTCCTCGACGGCCGCACCCCGCGCATCAACGGCACCGACTACCCCACCCCCGACGGCACCTGCGTCCGCGACTACATCCACGTCTCCGACCTCGCCCTCGCCCACGTCGCCGCCGCTCAGAAGCTCGACGCCGCCGAACCCCTCGAACCGGCCTACAACCTCGGCTCCGGCGACGGCGTCTCCGTCCGCCAGATCATGACCGCCGTCTCAAAGGCAACGGGCATCCCCTTCACCCCCGAAGAAGCCCCCCGCCGCCCCGGCGACCCCGCCCAGATCGTCGCCACCGGCGACCTGGCCGCCCGCGACCTCGACTGGAAGATGCGCCACACCCTCGACGACATGGTCACCTCCGCCTGGCAAGCCCGCGAAGCGGCCGCAGCCGCAGCCGCAGCCGCAGCCGCAGCCGCGACGGCGTAG
- a CDS encoding acyl-CoA carboxylase subunit beta produces MYTTAGKLADLKNRYHEAVTASGAAAIEKQHKRGKKTARERIEQLLDHGSFVELDEFVRHRTHAFGMEKSRPYGDAVVTGTGTIHGRQVAVYAQDFTIFGGSLGEVAGEKIIKVMDLALKTGVPIIGMLDSGGARIQEGVVALGKYGEIFRRNTAASGVIPQISIVMGPAAGGAVYSPALTDFVIMVDKTSQMFVTGPDVIKTVTGEDVGMEELGGALTHNSVSGVSHYLASDEDDALDYARALLGFLPQNNLAELPVYDSEIELEITDADRKLNTIIPDSPNQPYDVHTVIEHLVDNGDFLETQPLYAPNIVVGFARIEGRSVGIVANQPSQMAGTLNIEAGEKASRFVRFCDAFSIPILTLVDVPGYLPGTDQEWTGVIRRGAKLLYAYAEATVPLVTVILRKAYGGAYIVMGSKQLGADINLAWPTAEIAVMGGQGAVNILYRGEIKRAEEAGEDVAAVRTKLANEYTYNVASPFLAAERGELDGVIEPAATRVSVTKALRALKTKRASLPPKKHGNIPL; encoded by the coding sequence ATGTACACGACGGCGGGCAAACTGGCCGACCTGAAGAACCGCTACCACGAGGCCGTCACCGCTTCGGGCGCCGCGGCCATCGAGAAGCAGCACAAGCGCGGCAAGAAGACGGCGCGCGAGCGCATCGAGCAGCTGCTCGACCACGGCTCCTTCGTCGAGCTCGACGAGTTCGTGCGGCACCGCACCCACGCCTTCGGCATGGAGAAGTCGCGCCCCTACGGCGACGCCGTCGTCACCGGCACCGGCACCATCCACGGTCGGCAGGTCGCCGTCTACGCCCAGGACTTCACCATCTTCGGCGGCTCGCTCGGCGAGGTGGCCGGCGAGAAGATCATCAAGGTGATGGACCTCGCGCTGAAGACCGGCGTTCCCATCATCGGCATGCTCGACTCCGGCGGCGCGCGCATCCAGGAGGGCGTCGTCGCGCTCGGCAAGTACGGCGAGATCTTCCGCCGCAACACCGCAGCGAGCGGCGTCATCCCGCAGATCTCGATCGTGATGGGGCCGGCGGCCGGCGGCGCCGTGTACTCCCCCGCACTCACCGACTTCGTCATCATGGTCGACAAGACCAGCCAGATGTTCGTCACCGGCCCCGACGTGATCAAGACCGTCACCGGCGAAGACGTCGGCATGGAGGAGCTCGGCGGCGCCCTCACCCACAACAGCGTCTCGGGCGTCTCGCACTACCTCGCGAGCGACGAGGACGACGCGCTCGACTACGCCCGCGCCCTGCTCGGCTTCCTCCCGCAGAACAACCTCGCCGAGCTGCCGGTGTACGACAGCGAGATCGAGCTCGAGATCACGGATGCCGACCGCAAGCTGAACACGATCATCCCCGATTCGCCGAACCAGCCGTACGACGTGCACACCGTCATCGAGCACCTCGTCGACAACGGCGACTTCCTCGAGACACAGCCGCTGTACGCCCCCAACATCGTCGTGGGCTTCGCCCGCATCGAGGGCCGCAGCGTCGGCATCGTCGCCAACCAGCCGAGCCAGATGGCGGGAACGCTCAACATCGAGGCCGGCGAGAAGGCGTCACGCTTCGTGCGCTTCTGCGACGCGTTCTCCATCCCGATCCTCACGCTCGTCGACGTGCCCGGCTACCTCCCGGGCACCGACCAGGAGTGGACGGGCGTCATCCGCCGCGGCGCCAAGCTGCTCTACGCCTACGCCGAGGCCACCGTGCCGCTCGTCACCGTCATCCTCCGCAAGGCCTACGGCGGCGCCTACATCGTCATGGGCTCGAAGCAGCTCGGCGCCGACATCAACCTCGCATGGCCGACAGCCGAGATCGCCGTGATGGGCGGCCAGGGCGCCGTGAACATCCTCTACCGCGGCGAGATCAAGCGGGCCGAGGAGGCGGGCGAGGATGTCGCGGCCGTGCGCACGAAGCTCGCGAACGAGTACACGTACAACGTGGCGTCGCCGTTCCTCGCGGCGGAGCGGGGGGAGCTCGACGGGGTGATCGAGCCGGCGGCCACGCGTGTCTCGGTCACGAAGGCTCTTCGGGCGCTGAAGACGAAGCGGGCGTCGTTGCCGCCAAAGAAGCACGGGAACATTCCGCTGTAG
- a CDS encoding biotin--[acetyl-CoA-carboxylase] ligase has product MRTPKHPSLPLSEAVARKLVWLPRAGSTNELLVREAAGAPASEWPDLAVLATDDQVAGKGRLGRGWTAPAGKCLAVSVLVRPGSVPTDRWGAVPLIAGVAMARVVGRLVASARLRSSHALAALPVGLKWPNDVLIGEEKVCGILGELLPDASGLVIGAGVNLTLAADELPTPTATSLALAGVDPVHLDSVLAGYLQDFAELYARWTAHGGDAVASGLLAEATRVSATLGRAVRVELPGGVFRTGVARELDADGRLVIDLDDGTEPLVVAAGDVTHLRHAS; this is encoded by the coding sequence ATGCGCACGCCGAAGCATCCGTCTCTTCCGCTCTCCGAGGCCGTCGCCCGGAAGCTCGTGTGGCTGCCGCGGGCGGGGTCGACGAACGAGCTGCTGGTGCGGGAGGCGGCGGGCGCCCCGGCCTCGGAGTGGCCCGACCTCGCGGTGCTGGCGACCGACGACCAGGTGGCGGGCAAGGGGCGCCTCGGGCGCGGGTGGACGGCGCCGGCCGGCAAGTGCCTCGCCGTGTCGGTGCTCGTGCGGCCGGGGTCGGTGCCCACCGATCGCTGGGGTGCGGTGCCGCTCATCGCCGGGGTGGCGATGGCGCGGGTGGTGGGGCGGCTCGTGGCCTCGGCGCGGCTGCGCAGCTCGCACGCGCTCGCCGCGCTGCCGGTGGGGCTGAAGTGGCCGAACGACGTGCTCATCGGGGAGGAGAAGGTGTGCGGCATCCTCGGCGAGCTGCTGCCGGATGCGTCGGGGCTCGTCATCGGGGCCGGGGTCAATCTCACCCTGGCCGCCGACGAGCTGCCGACGCCCACGGCCACCTCGCTCGCGCTCGCCGGGGTCGACCCGGTGCACCTCGACTCGGTGCTCGCGGGGTACCTCCAGGACTTCGCCGAGCTGTACGCACGATGGACGGCGCACGGCGGCGACGCCGTGGCGTCGGGGCTCCTCGCCGAGGCGACGAGGGTGTCGGCGACGCTCGGGCGCGCGGTGCGGGTCGAGCTGCCGGGTGGGGTGTTCCGCACCGGTGTGGCGCGGGAGCTCGACGCCGACGGGCGGCTCGTCATCGACCTCGACGACGGCACGGAGCCGCTCGTCGTCGCCGCCGGAGACGTCACCCACCTCCGCCACGCCTCCTGA
- a CDS encoding PH domain-containing protein has translation MAKRSRADTGSSTGTDSFTAVLRGDASGFDAAPAGGDPDATERVAPPGRGYRPSPRGDGDHDATERFGWGAPGGAGAYPHAGVDTGPGYGAPAATPRAPAGYTAAVDPLRERGPAPEIVLLRVRPHARRLTLPVLVLLATVTVYGYFGGRFAEDWQNLAALVGASALLFFAVLLPFIAWLGHRYTITSRRIIARTGLLTRTRRDLYLARVTDVRLRRTPLQALFSAGNVHVTAGPDLTVVLRDVPSARLVAAMLGELTEHPTPTFHRLPS, from the coding sequence ATGGCGAAGCGCTCCAGGGCTGACACCGGGTCGTCGACGGGCACCGACTCGTTCACGGCGGTGCTGCGCGGCGACGCCTCCGGGTTCGATGCAGCCCCCGCCGGCGGCGACCCGGATGCCACCGAGCGGGTCGCGCCACCCGGGCGGGGATACAGGCCGAGCCCGCGCGGCGACGGCGACCACGACGCGACCGAGCGGTTCGGGTGGGGAGCGCCCGGTGGTGCGGGCGCGTACCCGCACGCGGGCGTCGACACCGGGCCGGGGTACGGCGCGCCGGCGGCGACACCGCGCGCGCCCGCCGGGTACACCGCGGCGGTCGACCCGCTGCGCGAACGGGGGCCCGCCCCCGAGATCGTGCTGCTGCGGGTGCGCCCGCACGCGCGACGGCTCACGCTGCCCGTGCTCGTGCTGCTCGCCACGGTGACCGTGTACGGCTACTTCGGCGGCCGATTCGCTGAGGACTGGCAGAACCTCGCGGCGCTGGTGGGAGCATCCGCCCTGCTGTTCTTCGCCGTGCTGCTGCCGTTCATCGCCTGGCTCGGGCACCGGTACACCATCACCTCGCGCCGCATCATCGCCCGCACCGGCCTTCTCACCCGCACCCGCCGAGACCTCTACCTCGCCCGCGTCACCGACGTGCGGCTGCGCCGCACCCCGCTGCAGGCACTGTTCTCGGCGGGCAACGTGCACGTCACGGCCGGGCCCGACCTCACCGTGGTGCTCCGCGACGTTCCTTCGGCGCGACTGGTGGCGGCGATGCTCGGGGAGCTGACCGAGCATCCGACCCCCACCTTCCACCGGCTGCCGAGCTGA
- a CDS encoding 5-(carboxyamino)imidazole ribonucleotide synthase, with the protein MTFRVGVIGGGQLARMMVPPAIELGIDIRVLAESEGMSAAIAATGVGDYTDRDTVLAFAETVDVVTFDHEHVPQSVLRALVDAGVPVHPGPDALQYAQDKLRMRERLGELGVPMPDWAAVSTIEQLDDFIADHGGSAVVKTARGGYDGKGVRVVTSGAQAEEWFLALDEDGRGGALLAEELVDFRRELAQLVARRPSGDVTLWPVVESVQQNGVCAEVFAPAPHSAGRVAEMAAQIGTTIAEELGVTGVLAVELFETTDERILVNELAMRPHNTGHWTIDGSTTSQFEQHLRAVLDLPFGATGHRAPWSTMINILGGPADGDLDGPAAAALGAQPTAKLHLYGKEPRAGRKIGHVTVSGDDLDEVVYSARAAAAFFQG; encoded by the coding sequence GTGACTTTTCGCGTGGGTGTGATCGGCGGCGGGCAACTGGCACGGATGATGGTGCCGCCCGCGATAGAACTCGGCATCGACATCAGAGTGCTCGCTGAATCGGAGGGCATGTCGGCGGCCATCGCCGCCACCGGGGTGGGCGACTACACCGATCGCGACACCGTGCTCGCCTTCGCCGAGACCGTCGATGTCGTCACCTTCGACCACGAGCACGTGCCCCAGTCGGTGCTGCGCGCGCTCGTCGACGCCGGGGTTCCCGTGCACCCGGGGCCGGATGCGCTGCAGTACGCCCAAGACAAGCTGCGGATGCGCGAACGGCTCGGTGAGCTCGGCGTCCCGATGCCCGACTGGGCCGCGGTCTCGACCATCGAGCAGCTCGACGACTTCATCGCCGATCACGGCGGCTCGGCCGTCGTGAAGACGGCGCGCGGCGGCTACGACGGCAAGGGCGTGCGGGTGGTCACCTCGGGGGCGCAGGCGGAGGAGTGGTTCCTCGCCCTCGACGAAGACGGCCGTGGGGGAGCGCTGCTCGCCGAGGAGCTGGTCGACTTCCGGCGCGAGCTCGCGCAGCTGGTGGCCAGGCGCCCGAGCGGCGACGTGACGCTCTGGCCCGTCGTCGAATCGGTGCAGCAGAACGGCGTGTGCGCCGAGGTGTTCGCCCCCGCCCCGCACTCGGCCGGCCGGGTCGCCGAGATGGCGGCGCAGATCGGCACCACGATCGCTGAAGAACTCGGAGTCACCGGTGTGCTAGCGGTCGAGCTGTTCGAGACGACGGATGAGCGCATCCTGGTGAACGAGCTCGCCATGCGCCCGCACAACACCGGGCACTGGACCATCGACGGCAGCACCACCAGCCAGTTCGAGCAGCACCTGCGCGCCGTGCTCGACCTGCCGTTCGGGGCCACCGGGCACCGGGCGCCGTGGTCGACCATGATCAACATCCTCGGCGGCCCCGCCGACGGCGACCTCGACGGCCCGGCTGCCGCGGCGCTCGGCGCCCAGCCCACCGCCAAGCTCCATCTCTACGGCAAGGAGCCGCGCGCCGGCCGCAAGATCGGCCACGTCACCGTCTCCGGCGACGACCTCGACGAGGTCGTCTACTCCGCGCGCGCCGCTGCGGCGTTCTTCCAGGGCTGA
- the purE gene encoding 5-(carboxyamino)imidazole ribonucleotide mutase, translating to MPSASTRPGPIVGVIMGSDSDFSVMSDAVQVLRDFDVPFEVEVVSAHRTPEKMVAYGRSARERGLRVIIAGAGGAAHLPGMVAAVTTLPVIGVPVPLAKLDGLDSLLSIVQMPGGIPVATVSIGGAKNAGLLAVSILATTDDALATALDGYRAGLVDLVEEKNAALQERIA from the coding sequence ATGCCCTCTGCTTCCACCCGACCGGGCCCGATCGTGGGCGTCATCATGGGGTCGGACTCCGACTTCTCGGTGATGAGCGACGCCGTGCAGGTGCTGCGCGACTTCGACGTGCCGTTCGAGGTGGAGGTCGTCTCGGCGCACCGCACCCCGGAGAAGATGGTCGCCTACGGGCGGTCGGCGCGCGAGCGGGGGCTCCGCGTCATCATCGCGGGCGCCGGGGGCGCAGCCCACCTGCCCGGCATGGTCGCCGCCGTCACCACCCTTCCGGTGATCGGGGTTCCCGTTCCGCTGGCGAAGCTTGACGGGCTCGACTCGCTGCTGTCGATCGTGCAGATGCCGGGCGGCATCCCGGTCGCCACCGTGTCGATCGGCGGGGCGAAGAACGCCGGGCTCCTCGCCGTGAGCATCCTCGCGACGACCGACGACGCGCTCGCCACCGCCCTCGACGGCTATCGGGCCGGCCTCGTCGACCTGGTCGAGGAGAAGAATGCCGCGCTGCAGGAGCGCATCGCATGA
- a CDS encoding LCP family protein, which yields MTAHPYAGAVPGAGTGSGARAYGSAAGTTASPIRYPDTTSPRAMTVRGWWLVVLNLLMPGSAQVLAGNRKLGRFGLYFTFGLWITAILAFVVYQIWPQVLFSIATLPIPLTIVQVVLVAYAVLWVVLTLDTLRLVRLVRAGPRARTAIAAFSVILLTLTSGGAVWGGYLAGVQRDLVNSIFSVQAAAEPPVDGRYNILLLGGDAGEDREGLRPDSMTVVSIEADTGRATMIGIPRDLQQVPIAADSPLIGTDYAPDGVYDCGSDCQISFLYPRVEAFDSDLYPNAEAEGSLPGIEATKDAIEGALGLTIQYYVLIDMQGFSDLIDALGGVDINVTEALPMGGDEELNEVEGWIWPGEQHMDGYTALWYARSRHSTSDYDRMERQRQLQTAILQQFDPVNVLSKFQGIAAAGAQVVKTDIPQSTLAYFVDLALKTKDLPIDNVELTPPLIDPENPDWDLVRQTVGDALVLSSSTDTPAH from the coding sequence ATGACGGCGCATCCCTACGCCGGCGCGGTTCCGGGAGCGGGCACCGGTTCGGGCGCGCGCGCCTACGGCAGCGCAGCCGGCACGACGGCGAGCCCCATCCGCTACCCCGACACCACCTCGCCGCGTGCCATGACCGTGCGCGGCTGGTGGCTCGTGGTGCTGAACCTCCTCATGCCGGGCTCGGCGCAGGTGCTGGCCGGCAACCGCAAGCTCGGCCGCTTCGGCCTCTACTTCACGTTCGGTCTCTGGATCACGGCCATCCTCGCCTTCGTGGTCTACCAGATCTGGCCGCAGGTGCTGTTCTCCATCGCCACCCTGCCCATCCCGCTCACCATCGTGCAGGTCGTGCTCGTCGCCTACGCCGTACTCTGGGTGGTGCTGACCCTCGACACCCTGCGACTCGTGCGTCTGGTGCGGGCGGGCCCGCGGGCCCGAACCGCCATCGCGGCGTTCTCGGTCATCCTGCTCACGCTCACCTCGGGCGGCGCGGTCTGGGGTGGTTACCTCGCCGGCGTGCAGCGCGACCTGGTGAACTCCATCTTCTCGGTGCAGGCGGCTGCCGAGCCTCCCGTCGATGGCCGCTACAACATCCTGCTGCTCGGCGGCGACGCCGGCGAAGACCGCGAGGGCCTCCGCCCCGACAGCATGACCGTCGTCTCGATCGAGGCCGACACCGGGCGCGCCACCATGATCGGCATCCCGCGCGACCTGCAGCAGGTGCCGATCGCCGCCGACTCGCCCCTCATCGGCACCGACTACGCCCCCGACGGCGTCTACGACTGCGGCAGCGACTGCCAGATCAGCTTCCTCTACCCGCGCGTGGAGGCCTTCGACTCCGACCTGTATCCGAACGCCGAGGCCGAGGGCTCGCTCCCGGGCATCGAGGCGACGAAGGATGCGATCGAGGGCGCCCTGGGCCTCACCATCCAGTACTACGTGCTCATCGACATGCAGGGCTTCTCCGATCTCATCGACGCGCTCGGCGGCGTCGACATCAACGTCACCGAGGCCCTCCCCATGGGCGGCGACGAGGAGCTCAACGAGGTCGAGGGCTGGATCTGGCCCGGTGAGCAGCACATGGACGGCTACACCGCCCTCTGGTACGCCCGCTCGCGCCACTCCACGAGCGACTACGACCGCATGGAGCGGCAGCGGCAGCTGCAGACCGCCATCCTGCAGCAGTTCGACCCGGTGAACGTGCTGTCGAAGTTCCAGGGCATCGCGGCGGCAGGGGCGCAGGTCGTGAAGACCGACATCCCGCAGTCGACCCTGGCCTACTTCGTCGACCTGGCGCTGAAGACCAAAGACCTCCCGATCGACAACGTCGAGCTCACCCCGCCGCTCATCGACCCCGAGAACCCCGACTGGGATCTCGTGCGCCAGACCGTGGGCGACGCCCTCGTGCTCTCGTCGTCGACCGACACGCCCGCTCACTAA
- a CDS encoding DUF2277 domain-containing protein, with protein MCRNIIPLNNLAPAATDEECHDAALQFVRKISGTTQPSRVNQAVFDEAVEQIARATRELLDGLVTTAPPKSREDEAAKRQARSADRYEALRAFQAQKRASRTPA; from the coding sequence ATGTGCCGCAACATCATCCCGCTGAACAACCTCGCGCCCGCCGCGACCGACGAGGAGTGCCACGACGCCGCTCTGCAGTTCGTGCGCAAGATCTCGGGCACCACGCAGCCGTCGCGCGTGAACCAGGCGGTGTTCGACGAGGCGGTGGAACAGATCGCCCGCGCCACCCGTGAGCTCCTCGACGGTCTCGTCACCACCGCCCCGCCGAAGTCGCGCGAAGACGAGGCCGCCAAGCGCCAGGCCCGCTCCGCCGACCGCTACGAGGCCCTCCGAGCCTTCCAGGCCCAGAAACGCGCCTCCCGCACCCCCGCCTGA